Below is a genomic region from Treponema sp. OMZ 798.
CATAAAGGGAATGAGCACGAGGTTCATTGCGTTTTGAAGCACTATCTTTGTTGCCCTTGCCAATTCCATTCTTGTATAAGAAAGATCTGCCGTTTCTCCTGAAAGAATCGGGCAATCGCGGTAGAAGCGGCTGAAGGCTTTTGAAAGTTCGTAAAGATAGGAAGTAAGAGCCGTCGGATCCTTTTTTAAGGCAGCCCGTTCAACCTGTTCGGGGAAGTCCTCCAAGGTTTTTAAAAGAGCCCATTCGGATTCGTGGGTCAAAAGGGAAGCATCCGGTTTTCCGTTCTTTAATTTTTCTTTGCCCTCGTCAGTTTCTGCCTTTCTTAATATGGAAGAAATTCGGGCTCCCATGTATTGAAGATAGGGGCCTGTGTTTCCGGTAAAGGAAAGAGATTCCTTAGGATTAAAGAGCATATCTTTTTTGGGACTTACCTGTAATAGAAAATAATGCAGAGCGCCTACTGCAATCTTTTCGGCAGCCGCTGAAGCAGCTCCCACTTCCTTTTCTCTTCCGTTTTCTTCGATTTTTTTTAGAGCCTCATCTTGAAGAGAGTTGATAAGGTCATCGGCATCCACTACCGTACCCTCGCGGCTTTTCATTTTTCCCTCAGGCAGGTTTACCATTCCGTAAGAAAGGTGGTATAGGTCGCGAGCCCATTCAAAACCGAGTTGTTTTAAAACATAGAAAAGAACTTGAAAATGATACTCCTGCTCATTTCCTACAACATAGATCATTTGGTTAAAGGGCCAGTCCTTGTGGCGGGAAATTGCAGTTCCTATATCCTGTGTCATGTAAAGAGAAGTGCCGTCGCTCCTCAGCAATACTTTTTTGTCGAGCTTGATGGGAGCAAGGTCAACCCAAACGGAGCCGTCTTCTTCCTTATAAAAAACTCCACGCTCCAAACCTTTTAAAATCTGATCTTTTCCTTTTAGGTAAGTTTCGCTTTCATAATAAAGCTTATCGAAGGAGATGCCGGTTCTCTTATAGGTTTCCTGAATGCCGCCTATAGCCCAGCCGTTCATCATCTTCCAAAGATTGATGAGTTCCGAATTCTTTCCGGCCTCCCAATCCAAAAGCATCTGCTTCGCCTCGGCCTCGGCCTTTTCAGGATTTTGCTCACTGTATTTATGGAAGGCGACATACATATCGCCTACAAAGCGGTCTGACTTTATATTTTCGCTTTCAGGAGTTTTTCCTTCGCCGAATTTTTGGTAGGCTATCATGGACTTACAGATATGAACGCCCCGATCGTTTATAATGTTTA
It encodes:
- the argS gene encoding arginine--tRNA ligase, producing the protein MEDIKTTWQKIIADALNGIAPENCDKILPENINIETPPNPEMGDAAFPLFSFAKSFKTAPAKIASDVCARLLENETIKKYGTPKAVGPYLNVFFDKGDVASNVLDKVLSQKENYGKTSSLSGKRIMIEFSSPNTNKPLHLGHLRNDALGESISRILKFCGADVFKVNIINDRGVHICKSMIAYQKFGEGKTPESENIKSDRFVGDMYVAFHKYSEQNPEKAEAEAKQMLLDWEAGKNSELINLWKMMNGWAIGGIQETYKRTGISFDKLYYESETYLKGKDQILKGLERGVFYKEEDGSVWVDLAPIKLDKKVLLRSDGTSLYMTQDIGTAISRHKDWPFNQMIYVVGNEQEYHFQVLFYVLKQLGFEWARDLYHLSYGMVNLPEGKMKSREGTVVDADDLINSLQDEALKKIEENGREKEVGAASAAAEKIAVGALHYFLLQVSPKKDMLFNPKESLSFTGNTGPYLQYMGARISSILRKAETDEGKEKLKNGKPDASLLTHESEWALLKTLEDFPEQVERAALKKDPTALTSYLYELSKAFSRFYRDCPILSGETADLSYTRMELARATKIVLQNAMNLVLIPFMEVM